A window of Candidatus Izemoplasma sp. contains these coding sequences:
- a CDS encoding TatD family hydrolase, giving the protein MLIDTHVHLNADEFDGKEAAIIERAQAAGVEKLIVIGFDHKTNEKAITLAEQYDFIYATVGFHPTIAKEINDNDFVILDELLAHDKVVGIGECGLDFYWDNNHIDDQVEVFKEQIKRSIKLNKPLIIHMRDASEATYNVLSEYDHIKGVMHCYSGSAEMADKFLDLGLHISLGGPVTFKNAKTPKEVAKMVPLNRLLVETDSPYLSPHPYRGKRNEPARVKLVAEQIADLRDMSFKDIAQTTTQNAMTLFNLKE; this is encoded by the coding sequence ATGTTAATAGATACACACGTACATTTAAACGCAGATGAATTTGATGGAAAAGAAGCAGCGATTATTGAACGTGCACAAGCAGCAGGCGTAGAAAAATTGATTGTCATTGGTTTTGATCACAAAACTAATGAAAAAGCGATTACTTTAGCAGAACAATATGATTTTATCTATGCGACAGTTGGATTTCATCCAACTATTGCAAAAGAGATCAATGATAATGATTTTGTTATTTTAGATGAACTTTTAGCACATGATAAAGTCGTTGGTATAGGAGAGTGCGGGCTTGACTTTTATTGGGACAATAATCATATCGATGATCAAGTAGAAGTGTTCAAGGAACAGATCAAGCGCTCTATAAAACTAAATAAACCGTTGATTATTCACATGCGAGATGCCAGTGAAGCAACCTATAATGTACTCAGTGAGTATGATCATATAAAAGGCGTTATGCATTGTTATAGTGGTAGTGCTGAAATGGCTGATAAATTTCTCGATTTAGGTTTGCATATATCGCTTGGGGGCCCAGTAACGTTTAAAAATGCGAAAACACCAAAGGAAGTCGCAAAGATGGTACCCCTTAATCGTTTATTAGTTGAGACAGATTCCCCATATTTATCGCCACATCCATATCGTGGTAAACGGAATGAGCCGGCACGCGTGAAACTTGTTGCAGAACAAATAGCAGATTTACGCGATATGTCGTTTAAAGATATTGCACAAACAACAACGCAAAATGCGATGACATTATTTAATCTTAAGGAGTGA
- the rpsG gene encoding 30S ribosomal protein S7, producing the protein MPRKGHISKRDVLPDPLYNSKLVTKLINNIMLDGKRGTAQKILYAAFKRVEEVTNQPPIEVFEEALNNIMPTFEVRSRRIGGQNYQVPSEVRNERKYTLGLRWLTQYSRLRNEKTMEERLAKEIIDASQGTGASVKKKEDVHRMAEANKAFAHYRW; encoded by the coding sequence ATGCCTCGTAAAGGTCATATATCGAAAAGAGATGTCTTACCTGATCCACTGTATAATTCTAAATTAGTTACTAAGTTAATTAATAATATTATGTTGGATGGTAAAAGAGGAACAGCTCAAAAAATTCTTTATGCAGCATTTAAGCGCGTAGAAGAAGTGACAAATCAACCACCAATTGAGGTGTTTGAAGAAGCATTAAACAATATTATGCCGACATTCGAAGTACGTTCAAGACGTATTGGTGGGCAAAACTATCAAGTACCATCTGAAGTAAGAAATGAGCGTAAATATACATTAGGACTTAGATGGTTAACGCAATATTCAAGATTAAGAAATGAAAAAACAATGGAAGAAAGGCTAGCGAAGGAAATTATTGATGCCAGTCAAGGAACAGGTGCGTCTGTTAAGAAAAAAGAAGACGTTCATAGAATGGCTGAAGCAAATAAAGCGTTCGCTCATTACCGTTGGTAG
- a CDS encoding helix-turn-helix transcriptional regulator has protein sequence MNNIGRPIQSLRQHRHMTQDQLASEIGVSRQAISKWEQGDGLPDLHNVQALANVLDISVDTLLNHQSTSSLPSSGNSFSTHSTNNMSGNF, from the coding sequence TTGAATAACATAGGACGCCCTATTCAATCATTACGACAACATCGACACATGACTCAAGACCAACTTGCGAGTGAAATTGGTGTATCACGACAAGCCATATCTAAGTGGGAGCAGGGCGATGGATTACCTGATCTTCATAACGTTCAAGCACTTGCCAATGTTTTAGACATTAGCGTTGATACCTTACTCAATCATCAATCAACTAGTTCGTTACCTAGTAGTGGTAACAGCTTTTCCACCCATTCAACAAACAATATGTCTGGTAATTTTTAA
- a CDS encoding DNA-directed RNA polymerase subunit beta, which translates to MSYKLIQYGKKRQRRNYSKVKTNVELPDLIRVQTESFDWFIQQGLKELFRDISPIQNFIENISLFFGDFIFDQPKYNISESRDKDMTYSRPLRVNVRLENKETGEVKEQRIFMGDFPMMTPNGSFIINGSERVIVSQIVRSAGVFFSENIDKKTLKSKFVGQVIPTRGAWLEFEMGSKDILYVKLDRSKKIPLTTILRAVGFINNEQILDIYGETEFLLNTLGKDSTTTSHEAIKEVYSKLRQGETSTIEGAITFLKGRLFDPKRYDLAEVGRFKVNQKLDVFERVIGNKLADDFVDPDTGEIIVEKNTLVTRKMAESLKEYRHLITQTVPGVLSNDIEYDFLTQLDIFRSAEVNEVKLFDFMTDEELLHEIRHQSYQNAKSYYKAYLKHIGQTEKMLTEEFGKTYVKELKQGYEDVLDNDNIYLELAEIQILNVVTKDEDDNEKIVKVIGNNSFEDAVHIVPSDILASISYYLNLFEGVGSLDDIDHLGNRRLRLIGELLKNQFRIGLTKMEKNVKDRMSTKEPDEITPQKLINIRPLTSSLKEFFGSSQLSQFMAQTNPLDELTHKRRISALGPGGLTRDRAGFEVRDVHNSHYGRICPIETPEGQNIGLINSLASYVKVNKYGFMETPYLIVEQQEDGTSYVTDQMIYLSADVEERYIIAQGNAAVNDDRELIDDQVVARYQGETKMHPRENIELMDVSPKQIVSISTACIPFLEHDDANRALMGANMQRQAIPLLIPEAPFVGTGIEYKAAHDSGSALVALNAGVVDYVDARTIKIRREDGEIDVYDLYKFQRSNQGTCINQKPIVSLGDEIYKGMTITDGPSMEDGEMALGRNVTVAFMTWNGYNYEDAVILSERLVKEDVYTSVHIEKYELEARDTKLGKEEITREIPHVSEEGRKYLDQNGIIIPGAEVFEGDILVGKVTPKGVTDPTPEDKLLLAIFGEKSREVRDTSLKVPHGGGGIVQDVKYFSRANGDELPPGVNEVVRVFIVQKRKISEGDKMAGRHGNKGVISKILPIEDMPYMEDGTPVDIMLNPLGVPSRMNIGQVLEIHLGMAAKRLGIHVATPVFDGIEIEELQDIMAEAGMRNDGKVTLYSGQTGEPYDNPISVGVMYMIKLDHMVDDKLHARSVGPYTLVTQQPMGGKAQNGGQRFGEMEVWALEAYGAAYALQEMLTVKSDDIIGRNKVFRAIVDGKSIPNPSLPESFRVLTRELQSLGIYVELINKETGVNEANKSLVNEDSEDYISKYGFQS; encoded by the coding sequence GTGAGTTATAAATTAATTCAATATGGTAAAAAAAGACAGCGAAGAAATTACTCGAAAGTCAAAACAAATGTTGAATTACCAGACTTGATCCGTGTCCAAACGGAGTCATTTGATTGGTTCATTCAACAAGGTCTTAAAGAACTATTTAGAGATATCTCACCAATCCAAAACTTTATAGAAAACATTAGTTTGTTTTTCGGTGATTTTATATTTGATCAACCTAAATATAACATCAGTGAATCACGCGATAAGGATATGACGTATTCTCGTCCACTAAGAGTCAACGTAAGATTAGAGAATAAAGAAACTGGTGAAGTCAAAGAACAACGCATCTTTATGGGCGATTTTCCAATGATGACACCAAATGGTTCATTTATTATTAATGGTAGTGAACGTGTCATAGTATCACAAATCGTGCGTAGTGCTGGTGTGTTTTTTAGTGAAAACATTGATAAGAAAACACTGAAAAGTAAGTTTGTTGGACAGGTGATTCCAACCCGTGGTGCATGGTTAGAATTTGAAATGGGATCAAAAGACATCTTATATGTCAAACTTGATCGCAGTAAAAAAATTCCATTGACCACTATTTTACGCGCTGTTGGATTTATCAATAATGAGCAAATATTAGACATTTATGGTGAAACCGAATTTTTACTGAACACCCTTGGTAAAGATTCAACAACGACAAGCCATGAAGCGATTAAAGAAGTATACTCAAAATTACGTCAAGGTGAAACATCAACGATTGAAGGAGCAATTACGTTCTTAAAAGGACGCTTGTTTGATCCAAAACGCTATGACTTAGCGGAAGTTGGACGTTTCAAAGTCAATCAAAAACTTGATGTTTTTGAACGTGTTATAGGTAATAAACTTGCTGATGATTTTGTTGATCCAGATACGGGTGAAATCATTGTTGAGAAGAATACCTTAGTGACACGTAAGATGGCAGAATCATTAAAAGAATACCGTCATTTAATTACACAAACTGTACCGGGTGTATTATCTAATGATATAGAATATGACTTTTTGACACAACTTGATATTTTCCGTTCTGCGGAAGTCAATGAAGTTAAGTTATTTGACTTCATGACGGATGAAGAATTATTACATGAGATTCGTCATCAAAGTTATCAAAATGCGAAAAGTTATTATAAAGCATACTTAAAACACATTGGCCAAACAGAAAAAATGTTAACTGAAGAGTTTGGGAAAACTTATGTGAAAGAATTAAAACAAGGGTACGAAGATGTTCTTGATAATGATAATATTTACTTAGAATTAGCTGAAATTCAAATATTGAATGTTGTGACTAAAGATGAAGACGATAATGAAAAAATCGTTAAAGTCATTGGGAACAATTCATTTGAAGATGCTGTACACATTGTCCCTTCAGATATCCTTGCAAGTATCTCATACTACTTAAACTTATTTGAGGGTGTAGGATCACTTGATGACATTGACCATTTAGGAAATAGACGCTTACGTTTAATTGGTGAATTATTGAAAAATCAATTCCGTATCGGTCTGACTAAAATGGAAAAAAATGTTAAGGATCGCATGAGTACGAAAGAACCCGATGAGATTACACCACAAAAACTTATTAATATTAGACCGCTAACATCAAGCTTAAAAGAATTCTTTGGAAGCAGTCAGTTATCACAATTTATGGCGCAAACAAATCCGTTAGACGAATTAACACATAAACGTCGTATTTCAGCGCTTGGTCCTGGTGGTTTAACCCGTGATCGTGCTGGATTTGAAGTCCGAGATGTTCACAACTCTCATTACGGACGTATTTGTCCAATTGAAACACCTGAGGGTCAAAACATTGGATTAATTAATAGTTTGGCATCATATGTTAAAGTAAACAAATATGGATTTATGGAAACACCGTATTTAATTGTAGAACAACAAGAAGATGGAACATCATACGTTACTGACCAGATGATTTACTTATCAGCTGATGTTGAAGAACGTTATATTATTGCCCAAGGAAATGCGGCAGTAAATGATGATCGTGAACTCATCGATGATCAAGTTGTTGCAAGATACCAAGGTGAGACGAAGATGCACCCACGTGAAAACATTGAATTAATGGATGTTTCACCAAAACAGATTGTTAGTATCTCAACAGCATGTATTCCATTCTTGGAACACGATGATGCGAACCGTGCCTTAATGGGTGCGAACATGCAACGTCAGGCAATCCCATTATTAATTCCAGAAGCACCATTCGTTGGTACTGGTATTGAATATAAAGCTGCGCACGATAGTGGTAGTGCACTTGTTGCACTGAACGCTGGTGTTGTTGATTATGTCGATGCTAGAACCATTAAAATTCGTCGCGAAGATGGTGAAATTGATGTATATGATTTATATAAGTTCCAACGTAGTAATCAAGGAACATGCATTAATCAAAAACCAATTGTCTCACTCGGTGATGAAATTTACAAAGGTATGACCATTACTGATGGTCCATCAATGGAAGATGGCGAAATGGCATTAGGGCGGAATGTTACCGTTGCCTTTATGACATGGAATGGATATAACTATGAGGATGCTGTTATCTTAAGTGAACGCTTAGTTAAAGAAGATGTGTATACGTCTGTCCATATCGAGAAATATGAATTAGAAGCTAGAGATACAAAATTAGGTAAAGAAGAAATCACACGTGAAATTCCTCATGTAAGTGAAGAAGGACGCAAATACTTAGACCAAAATGGAATCATTATTCCAGGAGCAGAAGTATTTGAAGGGGATATCTTAGTTGGTAAAGTGACACCAAAAGGTGTTACAGATCCAACCCCAGAAGATAAATTATTACTCGCAATCTTCGGTGAAAAATCACGCGAAGTACGCGATACATCATTAAAAGTACCACATGGTGGGGGCGGAATCGTCCAAGATGTTAAATACTTCAGTCGTGCAAACGGTGATGAGTTGCCACCAGGTGTAAATGAGGTTGTTCGTGTATTCATCGTTCAGAAGCGTAAGATTTCTGAAGGAGACAAAATGGCTGGACGACATGGTAATAAAGGGGTTATCTCTAAAATATTACCGATTGAAGATATGCCATATATGGAAGATGGAACACCAGTAGATATTATGTTAAATCCACTTGGGGTACCATCACGTATGAATATCGGACAGGTTCTTGAGATTCATTTAGGGATGGCCGCAAAACGGTTAGGTATTCATGTCGCTACACCAGTATTTGATGGTATTGAAATTGAAGAATTACAAGATATCATGGCTGAAGCTGGTATGCGCAATGATGGAAAAGTAACCCTTTATTCAGGTCAAACCGGTGAACCATACGATAACCCAATTAGTGTTGGTGTTATGTACATGATTAAATTAGACCACATGGTTGACGATAAATTACATGCAAGAAGTGTTGGACCATACACGCTCGTTACCCAACAACCTATGGGTGGTAAAGCACAAAATGGTGGACAACGTTTCGGAGAAATGGAAGTATGGGCACTTGAAGCATACGGTGCAGCATATGCATTACAAGAAATGTTGACTGTGAAGTCAGATGATATCATCGGTCGTAATAAAGTCTTTAGAGCTATTGTCGATGGCAAAAGCATACCAAACCCAAGCTTACCAGAAAGTTTCCGTGTCTTAACACGTGAATTACAATCACTAGGTATTTATGTTGAGTTAATCAATAAAGAAACTGGTGTGAATGAAGCAAATAAGAGTTTGGTCAACGAAGACAGTGAAGACTATATTTCAAAATATGGTTTTCAGTCGTAG
- the tuf gene encoding elongation factor Tu encodes MAKEKFVRNKPHMNIGTVGHVDHGKTTLTAAIATVLSKRGIGDTKASDYASIDNAPEERERGITINSAHIEYSTDKRHYAHVDCPGHADYVKNMITGAAQMDGAILVVSAADGAMPQTREHILLARQVGVPKLIVFMNKTDMVDDEELLELVEMEIRELLDEYDFPGDDIPVVMGSALKALEGDEEHEEKIIELMEQVDEYFEDPVRETDKPFMMPVEDVFSITGRGTVATGRVDRGTVKVGDAVEIVGIKDTTKSVVTGVEMFRKLLDQAEAGDNIGVLLRGVNREDIQRGQVVAKPGSVTPHTKFEGQVYVLSKEEGGRHTPFFSNYRPQFYFRTTDVTGVIELPEGVEMVMPGDDVTMVVDLIHPIALEQGTKFSIREGGRTVGAGNVSKIIE; translated from the coding sequence ATGGCTAAAGAAAAATTTGTCCGCAATAAACCGCATATGAATATCGGTACAGTTGGACACGTAGACCATGGAAAAACTACATTAACAGCTGCTATCGCAACTGTATTATCAAAAAGAGGAATCGGAGATACAAAAGCGTCAGATTACGCTTCAATTGACAACGCTCCAGAGGAACGTGAAAGAGGAATTACAATCAATAGTGCACACATCGAGTACTCTACTGACAAGCGTCACTATGCACACGTTGACTGTCCAGGGCATGCCGATTATGTTAAAAACATGATCACTGGTGCTGCACAAATGGACGGGGCTATCTTAGTTGTATCTGCTGCAGATGGAGCTATGCCTCAAACACGTGAACATATCTTACTTGCTCGCCAAGTTGGTGTACCTAAATTAATCGTATTCATGAATAAAACTGATATGGTTGATGATGAAGAATTATTAGAATTAGTTGAAATGGAAATCCGTGAATTATTAGACGAGTACGATTTCCCTGGAGACGACATTCCTGTTGTAATGGGATCTGCATTAAAAGCTCTTGAAGGAGACGAAGAACACGAAGAAAAAATCATCGAATTAATGGAACAGGTTGATGAGTACTTCGAAGATCCTGTTCGTGAAACAGATAAACCATTCATGATGCCTGTTGAAGATGTATTCAGTATTACTGGACGTGGAACAGTAGCTACTGGTCGTGTAGACCGTGGAACTGTTAAAGTTGGAGATGCTGTTGAAATCGTAGGTATTAAAGATACAACTAAATCAGTTGTAACAGGTGTTGAAATGTTCCGTAAATTATTAGACCAAGCAGAAGCTGGAGACAACATTGGTGTCTTACTTCGTGGTGTTAACCGTGAAGACATCCAACGTGGTCAAGTAGTCGCTAAACCTGGTAGTGTAACACCACATACTAAGTTTGAAGGTCAAGTTTACGTATTAAGTAAAGAAGAAGGTGGACGTCATACACCATTCTTCAGTAACTATCGTCCACAATTCTACTTCAGAACAACTGACGTAACTGGTGTTATTGAATTACCTGAAGGTGTTGAAATGGTTATGCCTGGTGACGACGTAACAATGGTTGTAGACTTAATTCACCCAATCGCTTTAGAACAAGGTACTAAGTTCTCAATCCGTGAAGGTGGACGCACAGTTGGTGCTGGAAACGTAAGTAAAATTATTGAATAA
- the fusA gene encoding elongation factor G codes for MARKYKLSHTRNIGIMAHIDAGKTTATERILFHTGRIHKIGETHDGASQMDWMEQEQERGITITSAATTAEWKNHRINIIDTPGHVDFTVEVSRSLRVLDGSVALLDAQAGVEPQTETVWRQANDYRVPRIIFANKMDKTGADFAFSVKSVGDRLGANAAAIQWPIGAENDFNGIIDLVEMKAYEFDGHYLEEAKEIDIPADLEDTVTERRELLIEKLADFNEDIMMMYLEGEDIDADLLKSAIRQATLDVKFFPVMCGSAYKNMGVKLLLDAVLDYLPAPTDVPPIKGIDADEEEIRIKADDDAEFAALAFKVATDPYVGKLTFFRVYSGVLNKGSYIRNATKGNKERVGRLLQMHANSRDEIEQVYAGDIAAAVGLKDTSTGDTLCSTDSHIILEKMVFPEPVISVAIEPNSRADQDKMGVALNKLAEEDPTFRTYTDDETGQTIIAGMGELHLDIIVDRMKREFKVEAQVGAPQVSYRETFTKEAEVEGKFVRQSGGRGQYGHVWIKFEPNPEKGYEFVDKIVGGKVPREYIPVVDKGLQESLEGGVLAGYPLIDIKATLFDGSYHDVDSSEMAFKVAANMALKKAKDASKAILLEPMMSVDVIVPEEYMGNVIGDITSRRGQIEGQEKRGNAQQIRSKVPLAEMFGYATSLRSNTQGRGNYTMQFSHYAPCPKSIAEEVVEKRNG; via the coding sequence ATGGCACGTAAGTACAAATTAAGTCACACCAGAAATATCGGAATTATGGCGCATATTGATGCTGGAAAAACAACGGCTACTGAACGTATTTTATTCCACACAGGACGTATTCATAAAATTGGTGAAACACATGATGGTGCATCACAAATGGACTGGATGGAACAAGAACAAGAACGTGGAATCACGATAACATCTGCGGCAACAACAGCAGAATGGAAAAATCATCGTATTAATATCATTGATACCCCTGGTCACGTCGACTTCACAGTTGAAGTCTCTCGTTCACTACGAGTATTAGATGGTAGTGTTGCGTTACTTGATGCACAAGCTGGTGTTGAACCACAAACTGAAACTGTTTGGCGACAAGCAAATGATTACCGTGTACCACGGATCATCTTCGCCAACAAAATGGATAAAACAGGGGCAGACTTTGCCTTTAGTGTTAAATCAGTTGGGGATCGTTTAGGGGCAAATGCCGCTGCGATTCAATGGCCAATTGGTGCAGAAAATGATTTTAATGGGATTATCGATCTTGTTGAAATGAAAGCTTATGAGTTTGATGGACATTATTTAGAAGAAGCAAAGGAAATAGATATTCCTGCAGATTTAGAGGACACGGTTACTGAACGTCGTGAATTATTAATTGAAAAACTTGCTGATTTCAATGAAGATATCATGATGATGTATTTAGAAGGTGAAGATATTGATGCTGACTTATTAAAATCAGCGATTCGTCAAGCGACACTTGATGTTAAATTCTTTCCAGTAATGTGTGGTAGTGCATATAAAAACATGGGGGTTAAGTTATTACTTGATGCCGTGTTAGATTACTTACCAGCACCAACAGATGTCCCTCCAATTAAAGGAATAGATGCTGATGAAGAAGAGATTCGCATTAAAGCGGATGACGATGCTGAATTTGCAGCACTTGCCTTCAAAGTAGCAACTGATCCATATGTCGGGAAATTAACATTCTTCCGAGTGTATTCAGGAGTTCTAAATAAAGGATCTTACATTCGTAATGCCACTAAAGGAAATAAAGAACGTGTTGGGCGTTTATTACAAATGCATGCCAACAGCCGTGATGAAATTGAACAAGTATATGCAGGAGATATTGCTGCTGCTGTCGGACTTAAAGATACGTCTACAGGAGATACATTATGTTCAACTGATTCACATATCATCTTAGAAAAGATGGTATTCCCAGAACCTGTTATCAGTGTTGCGATTGAACCAAATAGTCGCGCCGATCAAGATAAAATGGGTGTTGCCTTAAATAAATTAGCTGAAGAAGATCCAACATTTAGAACATATACTGATGATGAAACAGGACAAACGATTATCGCTGGTATGGGTGAATTACACTTAGATATCATTGTTGATCGTATGAAACGTGAATTCAAAGTAGAAGCTCAAGTTGGAGCACCTCAGGTTAGTTATCGTGAAACATTCACGAAAGAAGCAGAAGTTGAAGGGAAATTCGTACGTCAGTCAGGTGGACGTGGACAATATGGACACGTTTGGATCAAGTTTGAACCAAACCCTGAAAAAGGTTACGAATTTGTCGATAAAATTGTTGGCGGTAAAGTTCCTAGAGAATATATTCCAGTTGTCGATAAGGGATTGCAGGAGTCACTTGAAGGTGGTGTCTTAGCAGGATATCCATTAATCGACATCAAAGCGACATTATTTGATGGATCATACCATGATGTTGACTCGAGTGAGATGGCCTTTAAAGTAGCCGCTAATATGGCGCTTAAAAAAGCCAAAGATGCATCAAAAGCAATTTTATTAGAACCAATGATGAGTGTAGATGTTATTGTTCCTGAAGAATATATGGGGAACGTTATAGGTGACATTACATCCCGTCGTGGTCAAATCGAGGGACAAGAGAAACGTGGAAATGCACAACAAATCCGATCTAAAGTCCCACTCGCAGAAATGTTTGGTTACGCAACTAGTTTGCGTTCTAATACACAGGGTCGTGGAAACTATACAATGCAATTCTCGCATTATGCGCCATGTCCAAAGTCAATTGCTGAAGAAGTTGTTGAAAAGCGTAACGGTTAA
- the rpsL gene encoding 30S ribosomal protein S12: protein MPTINQLVRKGRESKTKKTKSPHLGISWNSIKKEYSKVNSPQKRGVCTRVATMTPKKPNSALRKYARVRLTNGIEVTAYIPGIGHKLQEHSVVLIRGGRVKDLPGVRYHIVRGTLDTTGVEGRRQGRSKYGTKKP, encoded by the coding sequence ATGCCAACGATTAATCAGTTAGTAAGAAAAGGTAGAGAATCAAAAACTAAAAAAACAAAATCACCTCATTTAGGTATCAGTTGGAACTCAATCAAAAAAGAGTACTCAAAAGTGAACAGCCCACAAAAACGTGGGGTATGTACACGTGTTGCAACGATGACACCAAAAAAACCTAACTCTGCGTTACGTAAGTATGCGCGTGTGCGTTTAACAAATGGGATTGAAGTAACAGCATATATTCCTGGAATAGGACATAAATTACAAGAACATAGTGTTGTATTAATTCGTGGTGGACGGGTAAAAGATTTACCTGGTGTACGATATCATATCGTACGTGGAACACTCGATACAACTGGTGTTGAAGGACGCCGTCAAGGACGTTCAAAATACGGAACTAAAAAACCATAA
- a CDS encoding zinc ribbon domain-containing protein, with amino-acid sequence MILFGFIGFGKGAFDSVNNFGNDTYHQFPTSPTDSFNPTITEPEMFNPLPHIIVFMLGGVITGISSYVLYAGLAIVVTGVASNYLDDRPKCPQCGDEVDSDENVCSSCGAKLDSVKAKTCDCGKVNQPSDVYCRECGAILS; translated from the coding sequence ATGATTCTTTTTGGATTTATTGGATTTGGTAAAGGGGCATTCGACAGTGTAAATAACTTTGGTAATGATACTTATCATCAGTTTCCGACAAGTCCAACTGATTCGTTTAATCCAACAATTACGGAACCAGAGATGTTTAACCCTCTACCCCACATCATTGTCTTTATGTTAGGTGGTGTGATTACCGGAATAAGTAGTTATGTACTATATGCTGGTTTAGCAATTGTGGTGACGGGTGTTGCCTCAAATTACTTAGATGACCGTCCAAAATGCCCACAATGCGGCGATGAAGTAGACTCTGATGAAAACGTCTGTTCATCATGTGGTGCTAAATTAGATAGCGTCAAAGCTAAAACCTGTGACTGTGGCAAAGTGAATCAACCAAGTGATGTCTATTGTCGTGAGTGTGGTGCTATATTAAGCTAA
- a CDS encoding trypsin-like peptidase domain-containing protein — protein MKRNLYVIILVLVLSLSACVPVYEDPGDDVIDTAYTEEELIGIIEELLPEAETNTTYTLEEFESSVKSMIGDIHDGVVGIVNESSLGYGTGSGVVYKHIDNMYYVVTNEHVVAEYDTLTIVYERNGLLFEVVNDNINILGMDPVTDLAVLTFTSSEEFPVIPLADSYDVEIGQFAFAIGNPLGFEYYGTVTMGVISGLARYVQNGDFDATLLQHDAAISPGNSGGALVNINGELIGINNMKLVTDNVSNIGFAIPSNTVARIIEDLEDDGIITRPYLGISTYAQVNACGLDYGVCATIAPGGAADEAGLEDGDVIIGYKTADMDDFLYIYNFNDLKEAILNSSVGDTVILKYIRNGSEYISDSATLNVHPDDQ, from the coding sequence TTGAAAAGAAACTTATATGTAATAATCCTAGTCCTTGTCTTATCATTATCTGCCTGTGTGCCAGTTTATGAAGACCCCGGTGATGATGTTATTGACACGGCTTATACAGAAGAAGAACTTATCGGAATAATTGAAGAATTATTACCAGAAGCTGAAACCAATACGACTTACACACTTGAAGAATTTGAAAGTTCTGTTAAATCAATGATAGGTGATATTCACGACGGTGTTGTCGGGATTGTTAATGAAAGTTCATTGGGATACGGAACGGGCAGTGGAGTCGTATATAAGCATATTGATAATATGTATTATGTTGTAACAAATGAACACGTTGTTGCTGAGTATGATACATTGACCATTGTGTATGAACGCAATGGATTACTGTTTGAAGTAGTAAACGATAATATTAATATTTTGGGTATGGACCCGGTTACGGATTTAGCTGTTTTAACGTTTACCTCTAGTGAAGAATTTCCGGTGATACCATTAGCTGATAGCTATGATGTTGAAATTGGTCAATTTGCATTTGCGATCGGAAATCCGCTTGGTTTTGAGTATTATGGTACCGTAACTATGGGAGTCATTAGTGGACTAGCAAGATATGTTCAAAATGGAGATTTTGATGCAACCCTTTTACAACATGATGCGGCGATTAGCCCGGGTAATAGTGGAGGCGCTTTGGTAAATATTAATGGTGAGTTAATAGGTATTAATAATATGAAACTTGTCACTGATAATGTGAGTAATATCGGATTTGCGATTCCATCTAATACAGTCGCAAGAATTATTGAAGACTTAGAAGATGATGGTATTATTACAAGACCTTACTTAGGTATTAGCACCTATGCACAAGTTAATGCTTGTGGCTTAGACTACGGTGTCTGTGCTACAATTGCGCCTGGTGGCGCCGCGGACGAAGCAGGACTAGAAGATGGTGATGTGATTATTGGATATAAAACAGCCGATATGGATGACTTCTTATACATTTATAACTTTAATGATTTAAAAGAAGCCATTTTAAATTCAAGTGTTGGTGACACCGTGATTTTAAAATATATTCGCAATGGTAGTGAGTACATCAGTGATTCCGCAACACTCAATGTGCATCCGGATGATCAATAA